The genomic window GCAAATACATCCCTTTTGTGGCCACTGTTTTTTTCTATGTGGCGAGTATGAATTTATTGGGATTGCTACCCGGCTTTTCGATGCCAACTGATAGCTTTACTATTAATCTCGGAGTAGCTCTGGTGGTTTTTGTTTGTTATAATTATTGGGGCATTCGAGAAGTCGGAATAATTAATTATACTAAGCACTTGTGGGGTCCAATCTTTGGAATTGGCTTGTTGTTATTTCCGGTAGAAATAATTAGCCACATAATGAGGCCAGTTTCTCTAAGTATTCGATTGTTTGGAAATATGATTGGTGATCACATGGTGTTAGAGGTATTTACCGATCTTACAAAGGCAATAATACCAGTTATCTTTTATGGTTTAGGGACATTTGTTAGTTTTGTTCAGGCATTTGTCTTTACTTTGTTGACCATGATCTATATACGGTTAGCAGTGGCTCACGATGAAGGTCACTAAATTACAGTAGTTCAACAGGCGTTGCCGCCTTTTGCTTAAGGTAGCTGTGTCTAGCAGTTCTTAAGTAGTAGGGGCTGCTGTTAAGTTGTAAGTTACAATATTGCGCAATTATCGTGGAGGAAATATGCGTTTAGGGAAGGTGTTTTCTGTATTAATGTTTGGCATTTTCTTTCTTGTCGATTCGGCTTGGGCGGCAGAAGAGGCGGCGGCTGGTTCGAGTGATTGGAGTGCTGCCGCAGGCGGTCTAGGAATAGCAATGGCAGCTTTCGGTGGAGCAATGGGACAAAGCCGGGCTGTATCTGCAGCATTAGAAGGTATTGGTCGAAATCCAGGAGCGGCCGGCCAAATGTTCGTTCCTATGTTGCTAGGACTTGCTTTTATGGAATCGTTGGTAATTTTTTCCTTTGTTATAGCCTATAATTTAACTAAATAGTTTTTTATGGGCGTGTCTGAAAACACGCCCATAACCTAATCTGCTTATTGAACGCTTTTTTCCGTAACCGGGTTTCAACTAAAGTTAGAAAAGAAATCCGCTGCCGAGACGATTAACGAGTTTTTGTGCTTATCCATGTAAGCTGTTTTTGCCAATACTTGGATCATCGGAATATCGCCATATAGCTTAGAATATCTTACTAAGTTAGGACTAAGAGTTT from Deltaproteobacteria bacterium includes these protein-coding regions:
- a CDS encoding ATP synthase F0 subunit C, translating into MRLGKVFSVLMFGIFFLVDSAWAAEEAAAGSSDWSAAAGGLGIAMAAFGGAMGQSRAVSAALEGIGRNPGAAGQMFVPMLLGLAFMESLVIFSFVIAYNLTK
- the atpB gene encoding F0F1 ATP synthase subunit A produces the protein MSSVNIIQSATSSLGLNPSNEGLWSAGFVAVVIGTVGILARNRLAEKRNPIIPDERLTTCNALELLAEFILNLSDNVMLKENRKYIPFVATVFFYVASMNLLGLLPGFSMPTDSFTINLGVALVVFVCYNYWGIREVGIINYTKHLWGPIFGIGLLLFPVEIISHIMRPVSLSIRLFGNMIGDHMVLEVFTDLTKAIIPVIFYGLGTFVSFVQAFVFTLLTMIYIRLAVAHDEGH